The window CTGAAACTGAAACCTCCTCACCTTCGCCATTCCCGGGATATTGAATTGTCCCAAAGCTTCCTGTAACCCAGTGATTTTGAAAGAATTATTCTGAAAATCAACTGTTTGGCACAGTTTTTAGGGGATGGAGGCAAAATCTTCATAGTATGAAAAGATCGATGATGGCGCTGGCCCTGATCCTGAGTGTGGCGCTAACCCTTGAAACCAAAGCCCAATCCCTGGGATCTGATTACCGTACTGCACTTGGTGTGAAATTCTATCCCGGCGGTATTACAGTTAAACATTTCATCAAAGACAACGCAGCCCTGGAAGGAATTGCTTATTTCTGGAACCACGGTTTCCGTTTCACAGGTCTCTATGAATTCCATGGGGATATCAACGGTGCCCCCGGGTTGAAATGGTATGTTGGTCCTGGTGCACATATGGGTTTTTACAACAAGGATTGGAATAGAAACGACCATTATTATGAGGATGGTGACTTTTCATTTGGACTGGATGGTGTATTAGGTTTGGATTACAAGATCAAGGGAGCACCGCTCAACCTGAGCCTTGACGTACAACCCTACCTGGAATTGGCCAACGGGACCTATATGGATGCCTGGGGCGGATTTGCCATCAGGTTTACTTTCTAATATTGAACTGAAAGGAAAAATAAAAGCGCCGTTTTGGCGCTTTTATTTTTTATGCATCTTCCTGCCTGAAGCAACCTCACTTGCTCTCGAGGCTGAACAAACTATCCACAAATTCGTGCTTATCGAACACCAAAAGGTCTTCCATCTTCTCACCTACCCCAATGAACTTCACAGGGATCTTGAATTGGTTGGCTATGGCCAATACCACGCCACCCTTTGCCGTACCATCAAGCTTGGTGATGGCCAGCGCACTTACCTCAGTTGCCGCTGTAAAGTGTTTCGCTTGTTCCAATGCGTTCTGGCCGGTAGAGCCATCCAACACCAATAACACTTCATGGGGGGCATTGGGAATAACCTTCTGAACCACCCTCCTGATCTTGCTGAGTTCATCCATCAGGTGCGCCTTGTTGTGCAAACGACCTGCAGTATCGATGATGATCACATCTGCGCCCCTTGCCACACCACTTTGAACGGTATCAAAAGCAACAGCTGCAGGGTCTGATCCCATATCCTGCTTGACAATGGGAACGCCCACCCTTTCGCTCCAGATGGTCAGCTGGTCAACAGCCGCTGCCCTGAAGGTATCGGCAGCACCCAGTAAAACATCCTTACCAGCCTTCTTGAAATTATAGGCCAGCTTGCCAATGGTGGTGGTCTTACCCACACCATTCACGCCTACTACCAGGATCACATAGGGTTTGGCCGGTAATTCGCTGGTAAAGGCATAAGTATTGGATTCAGGGGCATCCACCAATACCCCTTCGATCTCCTCCTGCAACAGGCGGTTCAGTTCACCTGAGCTAAGGTATTTATCGCGGGCTACCCGCTTTTCAATGCGTTCAATGATCTGTACGGTGGTTTCAATACCCACATCCGCACTGACCAAAGCTTCTTCCAGGTCATCCAATAATTCATCGTCCACAGTGCTCTTTCCTGCAACTGCCTTGGTGATCTTGGTCAGGAAACTTTCCTTGGTCTTTTGCAGACCCTGGTCAAGTGATTCCTTTTCTTTCTTTCCAAAAAGTTTGTCGAAAAAACCCATGTATTAGCCGGTGATTAACAGGTTATGCAATGACGGAAAACTATCCGCTCCGTTCGAATGGCCAAAAATACAAAAAGCTGTTCCGGAATTCACAGAACAGCTTACTGAGTACTTACCATTACCCAATTATTTTTCGGACAAATAATCCTTGATCTTGTCTTTGTGCACGATAGCTTCCTTGAAGGTGTAAGCACCTGTCTTGGGGCTGCGTACAGCCTTGATCACTTTGGTCCAGTTCTTAGCTTCTGCGGCTGCCTTCTGGTCCTTGGTCTTGATCGCCGTTTTTGCTGCTTTTGCCATTGTATAACAAATTAGTTAGTTAGTAAATCAGGTTAACGCGCCTTACTTGATCTCCTTGTGAACAGTTACCTTCTTCAGGATGGGATTGAACTTCTTCAACTCCAGGCGCTCCGGAGTGTTCTTCTTGTTCTTGGTGGTAATGTAACGGCTTGTACCTGGCTGACCGCTGGTCTTGTGCTCAGTACATTCCAGAATCACCTGAACTCTGTTACCTTTCTTTGCCATTGTTAAATCTTTTTATTGTTTGCTCCCGTTTAGGCGGGACTGAAGGGTAATTTAGATTTTGTCTCCTTTAGCACGCAGCTCTTTCACTACAGCATACAGACCTCTCTTGTTGATGGTCCTCAGACCTTCAGCAGAAATCTTCAAAGTAATCCACTTGTCCTCTTCGGCCAGGTAGAATTTCTTTGTAAGCAAGTTCGGAAGGAACCTGCGCTTGGTCTTAATATTGGAGTGTGATACGTGGTGACCAGTGATCGGCGTTTTACCCGTAACCTGACATACTCTTGCCATGACTGTCAAAATTTAGGACGGCAAAGGTAGGAAAAAGGAAGATAACAGCAAGAAAAAAAACCAAAAAAGTTTAGCAAAGTCCTGAAATAGTTTTGGAAAGCCTCACTATTACCTCAATCCTGCCCATAAAAACTGTCCGATTGGTAAAGTTAAGCTATTTGCCCATCAGCCCTCCCGCCTTCATTTCCGGGAACCTGGCCCACCGGGAATCCCGCAGGAAATCCCAAATTATTCATTAACAATTACTTAATTTCATGTACAGGCCCCTATGCTGCATTTTTAAGGCAAAATGGGGTGAAAATGGACCATATGGACGGAAAACGCAAGACCATTGCAAGGGATATCAGTTGGTTATCTTTCAATGCCAGGGTGCTGCAGGAGGCTGCTGACCCTACGGTACCACTCCGGGAACGCATCAAATTCCTCGGCATTTTCTCCAATAACACAGATGAGTTCTTCCGGGTCAGGGTAGCCACCCTGAAAAGGATGATCGAACTGGTGGGCAAGAAGGCCAAACTCAATATGCACCTGGAACAATCACCGGAAAAAATCCTGGACCAGATCCAGATGACGGTCCTGCGCCAGCAAAATGAATTCAACCGCATCTGGGAGCAGATCAGGAAGGAAATGGAAAAGGAAAAGATCTTCCTGATCAATGAAAAGCAATTGTCAAAAGAGCAGAAAAACTTTGTCAAGCAATATTTCGAGGAAGAGGTCAGGGTCAACACCATCCCCCTGATGATCGAGCAGATCCCCCAGTTTCCTTACCTGAGGGACAAATCCATTTACCTGGCCGTACTCATGACCCGGAAGAATACCGCCTACGAACAGAAGTATGCCCTGATTGAAGTACCCAGTAAGGCATTGGGGAGGTTTGTGCAATTGCCATCCCCCCATGGTGAACGGCACATCATTTTACTGGAAGATATCATCCGCTTCAACCTGCCTTCCATTTTTTCCTTCTTTGGCTACGAGAAATTCGAATCATGGGTCTTCAAAGTAACCAAGGATGCCGAGATCGATATTGACAATGACGTTTCCACCACTATTATCCAAAAGATCGAAAAAGGGGTAAAGAACCGAAGGAAAGGAAAACCCGTCCGCTTTGTTTACGATAAGGAAATGGACCCAAGCCTGCTGGAATACCTGATGCGGAGGTTGAACCTCACCCGGAAGGATAACCTTATACCTGGTGGCCGCATCCACAACTTCAGGCATTTTATGGACTTTCCCGATTGCTTCCCCAGGAAATCACAAAGGAAAAAGCCCTTCATGCATCCCCTCCTGGTGAATGTAAACCGGGTAACCGATGTAGTGTTGCAACAGGATGTGATGCTGAATTTTCCCTACCATTCCTTTAACCCGGTGATCGACCTGCTGAGGGAAGCGGCGATAGACCCCGATGTAGTGTCTATCAAGGTAACTGCCTACCGGCTTGCTTCCAATTCAAAGGTGGTCAACGCCCTGATCAACGCCGTGCGCAATGGAAAACAGGTGACCGTTATGATGGAACTGAGGGCAAGGTTTGAGGAAGAAGCCAATATGGAATGGAAAGAAAAGCTGGAAGAAGAAGGTGTTAAGGTGCTGATCGGCATTCCTAACATGAAGGTACATGCGAAATTATGCATCATCCGCAAACGCGTAAACAACCGGACCATTCAATATGGGTTTGTCAGTACCGGCAACCTGAATGAGAGTACCGCAAAACTCTACGGTGACCATTGCCTGCTCACGGCCAACAGGATGATCATGGCCGATATCAACAGGGTATTTCTTTATGTAGAAAAATACAAGACCAATCCGGACATCCTGAAAGGATGCAAGACCCTTCTCCCCTGCCCGGGCATACTCCGGAGGGAATTGCTCAGGATGATCAATACCGAAATAAGGGCCGCCAGGAAAAATAAGCCGGCAGCCATTCTGGTGAAGGTCAATTCCCTATCGGATGAACAACTGGTAGAGAAACTCTATGATGCAGCGAAAGCAGGTGTAAAGGTTGAATTGATCGTCAGGGGTATCTTCTGCATGCTTTCGGAAAGCAAGAAATTCAAGGTTCCCGTAAAGGCCATCAGCATCGTGGATGAATACCTGGAGCATGCAAGGGTATTCATTTTCCACAATGGAGGCAAAGAGAAAGTTTATATATCTTCGGCCGACTGGATGGTCCGCAACCTTGATCACCGGGTGGAGATCACCTGCCCGATCCTGGATGAAGACCTCCAGAAAGTTTTAAAGAATATCCTGGCCATCCAGTTGAATGATAATGTGAAAGCAAGGAGACTGGACAATGAACTGAGCAATGCTTATATCCGCACCGGTTCAAAGAAAGTAAGGTCGCAGGTGGATATCTACAACTACCTGCAATCGAAGAAGGGCAATCAACCCAGGGAAGTAGCCATTACAGAAACCCATCTGTCAGAAAACATTAATACCGCAGCGAGTTGAGGTTGGCAGCTATCGATATCGGAAGTAACGCAGCAAGACTGCTGATCACTGAAGTGGTGCAGGAACCTAATGGCAGCACCCGGTTCAATAAACTCAATCTGGTCAGGGTTCCGCTCAGGCTGGGCTTCGATGTTTTTGAGACCCTCACCATCTCTGAGAAAAAGGTCGACCATATTGTCAGTACCCTGAAAGCCTACCGCTTACTGATGGATGTGTATGGGGTGGAACATTTCATGGCATGTGCTACTTCGGCCATGCGCGATGCATCCAATTCCAACGCCATTATTGAAAAGGTAAAGGCAGAAACCGGGATCACCATTTCGGTGATCAGTGGCGACCAGGAAGCTTCTTTCATTTATGAGAACCATATAGCAGAGAACCTGGATAAGGACCACTCCTACCTGTATATTGATGTGGGTGGCGGCAGTACGGAGCTGACCTTCTTCAATGACAACCAATTGATCTTTAAAGAATCCTTTAATATCGGCACTATCCGCCTCCTCAAAAAACAAGTGCCTGATACCAGGTGGGATGAAATGAAGGAATTTGTGAAGAACAAGACCAAAGGGTTTAAGGAGATCACCTGCATTGGTTCCGGTGGTAATATCAACAAAGTCTTCTCCCTGTCCAAGAAAAAGGATGGGAAACCCCTGCCCTTCGAACTACTGAAGGATTACCACAAGGAACTCAGCAGTTTCAGTGTTGAGGAAAGAATGAAGCTTTATAACCTTCGTGAAGACCGGGCTGATGTTATTGTACCGGCGCTTAGTATATACGTTTCCGTTATGCGTTGGTCTGACTCAAAGGAGATCTATGTGCCCAAGATAGGTCTTGCGGACGGCCTGATCCATATCCTTCATGAAAAGGTGAAGGGTCGTCGGGCAAAACAATGACCCACCAAAACATTTTAATGATGGCTTTTTTATTTTGGTGGCGGTTATTTCCGACTTTTGGTTTTGCCAATGCCATTATATCCAATCACCCAAACAATAAATTTCCATGTCTATCCATAAGGAAGTAAAAAAGGTGACGACCAATACCCTGCAGAAAATGAAGCTGGCAGGAGAAAAGATATCGATGCTCACCGCTTACGACTATTCCTTCGCCAGGCTCTTTGATGAAGCAGGGATCGATGTGATATTGGTGGGGGATTCGGCCAGTAATGTAATGGCAGGTCATGATACCACTGTCCCCATTACCCTTGACCACATGATCTACCATGCCCAATGCGTAGTGCGGGGAATCGACCGTTGCCTGGTGGTGGTGGACCTCCCCTTCGGTTCCTACCAATCCAACTCCGATATAGCCCTGGCATCTGCCATCCGCATCATGAAGGAAACCGGTGGCCACAGTATCAAACTGGAAGGTGGCGAGGAAGTGGTGGAAAGTATCCGCAGGATCGTTTCTGCAGGGATACCGGTGATGGGTCACCTGGGACTCACCCCTCAATCCATATACAAGTTCGGCACCTATACAGTAAGGGCAAAGGAAGAGGCCGAGGCTGAAAAACTGAAAAAGGATGCCCTTATGTTACAGGAGGCAGGCTGCTTTGCCATTGTCCTGGAAAAAATACCGGCCCAACTGGCAAAGGAGGTATCAGAAAGTCTCCATATCCCAACCATCGGCATTGGTGCCGGGAAATACTGCGACGGACAAGTATTGGTAATGCATGATATGTTAGGCATTAATAATGACTTCAATCCCCGTTTCCTTCGCAAATACCTGAACCTGCACGAACAGATCACTTCGGCGGTACGCCATTACATTGACGATGTAAGGACCCAGGACTTCCCCAATGAACAGGAACAGTATTGATGCAGGAATACGGCCATCAATTTTGCAGGTGTATTGGTAATTCAATTCCCTGACCCATTGTTTTACCACTGGTGGGGCTGGCCTGAAATGCACTGATTCCAAGGCAATAAGCACCTATCAATTAACAATTCCTGGACCATTTTTGTCTAAGGAAGCCGTACATTTGACAGCTAAAAATTAAGCTTGTCATGGAATTTCTGAAAGCCCTGGGCATCCAACAGCACAATTCCGGAACTTCAACCGGTTCCCAATGGTATGAAACGAAAGGAGAAACGATTGCTTCTTATTCTCCGGTAGACGGACAACTGATCGGCACCATCCAATCGACCGATAAAGCACATTATGAGAAAGTAGTGGAAACAGCTGCAAAGGCCTTTGCAGAATGGCGTCTCTGGCCCGCTCCCAGGAGGGGTGAGATCGTTCGCCAGATCGGCGAAGCATTGAGGGCCAAAAAGCAGGAGCTCGGCCAATTGGTTTCCTATGAAATGGGTAAGAGCCTTCAGGAAGGCCTGGGTGAGGTTCAGGAAATGATCGATATCTGTGATTTTGCAGTAGGCCTGTCGCGCCAGCTCCATGGCCTGACCATGCATAGTGAGCGCCCCGGGCACCGCATGTATGAACAGTGGCATCCCCTTGGTATTGTGGGCATCATTTCCGCTTTTAATTTCCCGGTTGCGGTATGGAGCTGGAACACCATGCTGGCATGGGTTTGCGGTGACGTTTGCATCTGGAAGCCATCTGAAAAGACACCTCTTTGCTCTGTGGCCTGCCAGAATATCATCAATGAAGTATTTGCCAGCAACAATGTACCGGAAGGCGTAAGCTGTGTGATCAATGGCGGTCGCGAAACCGGCGAATGGCTTTCAACAGATACCCGTGTTCCATTGATATCCGCGACCGGTTCCACCCGCATGGGTAAGGCCGTTGGTGCAGCTGTAGGTGCGCGCCTTGGCAGGACCATCCTGGAACTGGGCGGTAACAATGCCATCATCATTTCGAAGGATGCAGACCTGGATATGTCCCTTATCGGTTGTGTATTTGGTGCAGTTGGTACTGCAGGACAGCGTTGTACCACCACCAGGAGGCTTATCATCCATGAATCAGTATATGAGGCCTTTACCACCAAACTGGTGAATGCATATAAGCAATTGAGGATTGGTAACCCGCTCGACCAGAACAACCACGTTGGACCCCTGATCGATAAGGATGCCGTTAGGATGTACCTGGAATCCATCGAAAAATGCAAGGCAGAGGGCGGCCGCTTCCTGGTGGAAGGCGGCGTACTGGAAGGCCCCGGTTATGAAAGCGGTTGCTATGTAAAGCCCTGCATTGCAGAAGCCCAGAACCATTATTCCATTGTACAGCATGAAACATTTGCTCCCATCCTTTATGTGATGAAATATTCAACCATTGAAGAGGCAATTGCGTTACAGAATGGTGTACCCCAGGGCCTCTCCTCTGCCATCATGACCCTCAACCTCAGGGAAGCCGAAGCCTTCCTGTCGCATGCAGGTAGTGATTGCGGTATTGCCAATGTGAACATAGGAACCAGCGGGGCAGAGATTGGCGGTGCCTTTGGCGGTGAAAAAGAGACCGGTGGCGGAAGGGAAAGTGGCAGTGATGCTTGGAAGGCCTATATGCGCAGGCAAACCAATACCATCAATTATACCACCAAATTGCCTTTGGCCCAGGGAATTAAATTTGATCTCTAATTCGTTAAAATTTATACGGGCGGTAAACGTTATACCAATATTTACCGTCATTTTGGATACCACAAATTATTTGCGCATGAAGCATTCAATGATCCTGCCCGGTAGTCTGTTGCTGGCCATATTAAGCGTAGGGACCACCTTTGGTCAAGGTACTGCAGTTAGCAATAAAGAGCTGGCAAAAGGCTGGCACCTGGGCGACAGGGAGAAGGATGGCGTTTACGGCATCAGTCTCGACAAAGCCTATGAATTCGTAAAAGGCAAGAAAAGCAAGACCATAGTAGTTGCCGTGATCGACTCAGGCATCGACACCTTGCACGAAGACCTCAAGAACATCCTTTGGAGGAACCCCAAGGAAATACCCGGCAATGGCATTGATGATGACAAGAATGGCTATGTTGATGACATCAACGGCTGGAACTTTCTTGGCGGCAAGGATGGCAAGAATGTGAAGCAGGACAGCTATGAAGCGGCCAGGGTCTACCATCGGCTGAAGGCCAAATTTGCAGCCCCGGGATTCGACCCCTCCATACTGACCGGTGAGGAAGCTGACCAGTATGCCATGTGGGCCAAGGCCAAGGATAAGGTGGAAGGAGATGCCGGTGGTGGCGGTGCTGACCTGGTCTTTATGAAGAAGGCGCTGGAAAACACCATCAAGAACGACAGCATCCTTCGCCAGGCCATGGGTAAGGAAGTTTTTACAGGCAAGGACCTGGAGGCCTACGCCCCTACTACCTCAGAAGCCCAGAAAGCGAAAGCGGGTCTCCTCTACCTGTTCAAAGCCAATAATATGCTCGATATGAGCAACAAGGAATTCGTTGATGGATTCTCAGAATATGTTGGCGGCGAAGAAAGGAAACAGGAAGCAGCCCAAAAAGCCCCGAAAGATTATCGCGGTGAGATCGTAGGCGACAACTATTACGATTTCAACGACCGCTATTATGGTAACAATGATGTAATGGCCAATACCCCCTTCCACGGAACCCATGTGGCGGGTATCATTGCCGCTGAGCGCAGCAATGGAAAGGGAATGGACGGCGTGGCCGATAATGTGAGGATCATGGCCATCCGTGCGGTACCCGATGGCGATGAGCACGACAAGGATATTGCCCTCGCCATCCGTTATGCGGTAGACAATGGCGCCAAAGTGGTGAACATGAGCTTCGGTAAAGGTTTCTCCCCCGAAAAGAAATGGGTGGATGAGGCCGTTAAGTATGCAGAATCCAAGGGTGTATTACTGGTGCATGCAGCAGGCAACGATGCCCAGAATGTGGATTCTGTTGATAATTTCCCCAATGCATCCCTAACTACCCTGAAAGCCAGGGCAAGCAACTGGATCACCGTTGGGGCCAGCAGTGATCCCAAGGCAGAGCCGGGCTTCAAGAGCCTGACCGCTTCCTTCTCCAACTATGGCAGGAAAGAAGTGGATGTATTTGCACCAGGCACGAAGATCTACTCTACCATTCCCGGTGGTAATACCTATGGCAATGCGCAGGGCACCAGTATGGCATCTCCTGTGGTGGCCGGTATCGCAGCTTTCCTGTTGAGCTACTACCCCAACCTCACTCCCCAGGAAGTGAAAATGGCTATTGAAAAATCAGCTGTTGCACCCAGCGAAAAGGTGAAAAAGCCCGGCTCGGATGATGAGCTGGTAGACCTGACCGAACTTTGCCAGTCTGGTGGTTTCGTGAACGCTTATGAAGCAGCCAAGGTTGCTGATATCCTGAGCAAGAAAAAAGTTCCGGTAAAGCAACAACCAAAATCAACCTTGCAAAAAGGAAAGAAAGGATGATCCATTCATCATAATCATTTAAAAGACCCCGCCAATAGCGGGGTTTTTTAATAGCTTTAGGCCCTAAACTTTTTTTCCATGGAACATGAATACAACCTCGTTTACGCGGATTATTATAAAAATTATATCCAGCTGGCTCTTGATGGCGACCTGAAAAAGGCGCTGAAGAAGAATTCCAAATCATTCCTGGAGTTCCTGGAGTCTATTCCTGCCCAAAAGATCGACTATGCCTATGCAGAAGGCAAATGGACGATCAAGCAACTTTTACAGCACATCATTGATGCAGAGCGGGTATTTGCTTACAGGGCATTGAGGATAGCCCGCTTCGACGAAACCGCACTGCCTGGCTTCGATGAGAATACCTGGGCGGAAAAGGCAGATGTATCAGCAAGGGGCTGGCAGGATATGGTGAAAGAGTTCAAGGCCCTTCGCAAGAGCAATCGCGCCATGATCAATGATTTTACGAAAGAACAGCTAAGTGCAACCGGAACAGCCAGTGGCAACCCCATCAGTTGTGCTGCCATCTGCTTTATCCTGGTAGGGCATGTGGAACACCATATGAACATCATCAGGGAAAGGTACCTGTCCTGATCACGCTAAAAGAAGATTATAATATCAGAATATTCATTTGGGGAATGATCCAAATGGATAGAAAAGCAAAAGCCCCTTTCGGGGCTTTCGTTTTAGTTCTTGTTTCCCAATGCAAGGTTGCGTTGGAAAACCATATCGTTGATCACATTCACTGCTTCGTCCAGATAAATATCGGTACGCAGGTTCTTCTTCCATTGCTTGTACCTTTCCAGTTTATCCTTATCTACGGCAAACTTGTCCTCATCACCCGGAATGGAAGCTACTTCCAGCTCCTTCGGTAATTTATTTAATGTTTCCAATTGCTTAACTGTAGCATTGATCTTCTTCTTTGACTCCCGGAACTTGTCGATATTCAAAGAATACACTTTGTCGTTTTGCTCACTCAACCAATCAGTATTGGTCTTGATGAGGTTGAAGGCTTCATTATTGGCTACCCTTGCCTGGCTGTTCTTCCTTACAAGGTTCAGGTCAAAAGGCGACCTCCAGGCTGTGTAGGGAGCTTTCTGGATCTCATCCCAGGGAAGGGCATCAGGATCATCCTTTTCCCTGAACTTGGCGTTCTCATAAATATCGGGCAATACCACATCAGAAGAAACCCCTTTCAGCTGCGTAGATCCGCCATTGATGCGATAGAACTTTTGCAGGGTCAGTTTAATGGTGCCCAATTCGCTGTTGGCAACGAACATACCGGTTTCCTTATCCAATCCAATATTACGCTGAACTGTTCCCTTGCCATAGGTGGTTGTGCTTCCCAGCACCACACCCCTTCCATAATCCTGAATAGCGGCAGCAAAGATCTCTGACGCAGAGGCACTGAACTCATTCACCATAACGGCCAAAGGCCCATCATACAAAACCGTCTTATCCCTGTCGCGAAGCACACTTGGCCTGCCTTCCCTGTCTTTCACCTGTACAATGGGACCTTCTTCAATGAAGAGGCCAGCCATTTGCACCACATCATAAAGGGAACCACCGCCATTGTTGCGCAGGTCGATCACAATTCCATCTACCTTTTGTTCCTTCAGCTTGATCACTTCACGGGCTACATCCACCGCGCAACGATTGCCTTTCGGGTTATCGAAATCGGCATAGAACTCGGGCAGGAAGATATAACCTACCTTGCCTTTGCCGTTATCCACAATAGCGCTACGAGCAAAGGTTTCATCCTGTACGATCTCATCACGGATAATGCTTACCACCTTTACACTGCCATCTGCTTTCCTTAGGGTGAGTCTTACTTCGGTACCTTTCTTGCCCCGGATGAGCTTCACCGCATCTTCTACAGCAAAACCAGCCAGGTCGGTTGGTTCTTCGCCACCCTGGGCCACTTTCAGGATCACATCACCAACAGTGAATTCACCAGATTTCCAGGCCGGGCTGCCTGTCAATAAGGAAGCGATCTTGATATTGCCT is drawn from Flavihumibacter rivuli and contains these coding sequences:
- the ftsY gene encoding signal recognition particle-docking protein FtsY, which produces MGFFDKLFGKKEKESLDQGLQKTKESFLTKITKAVAGKSTVDDELLDDLEEALVSADVGIETTVQIIERIEKRVARDKYLSSGELNRLLQEEIEGVLVDAPESNTYAFTSELPAKPYVILVVGVNGVGKTTTIGKLAYNFKKAGKDVLLGAADTFRAAAVDQLTIWSERVGVPIVKQDMGSDPAAVAFDTVQSGVARGADVIIIDTAGRLHNKAHLMDELSKIRRVVQKVIPNAPHEVLLVLDGSTGQNALEQAKHFTAATEVSALAITKLDGTAKGGVVLAIANQFKIPVKFIGVGEKMEDLLVFDKHEFVDSLFSLESK
- a CDS encoding DUF4295 family protein is translated as MAKAAKTAIKTKDQKAAAEAKNWTKVIKAVRSPKTGAYTFKEAIVHKDKIKDYLSEK
- the rpmG gene encoding 50S ribosomal protein L33, with protein sequence MAKKGNRVQVILECTEHKTSGQPGTSRYITTKNKKNTPERLELKKFNPILKKVTVHKEIK
- the rpmB gene encoding 50S ribosomal protein L28 codes for the protein MARVCQVTGKTPITGHHVSHSNIKTKRRFLPNLLTKKFYLAEEDKWITLKISAEGLRTINKRGLYAVVKELRAKGDKI
- the ppk1 gene encoding polyphosphate kinase 1, which translates into the protein MDGKRKTIARDISWLSFNARVLQEAADPTVPLRERIKFLGIFSNNTDEFFRVRVATLKRMIELVGKKAKLNMHLEQSPEKILDQIQMTVLRQQNEFNRIWEQIRKEMEKEKIFLINEKQLSKEQKNFVKQYFEEEVRVNTIPLMIEQIPQFPYLRDKSIYLAVLMTRKNTAYEQKYALIEVPSKALGRFVQLPSPHGERHIILLEDIIRFNLPSIFSFFGYEKFESWVFKVTKDAEIDIDNDVSTTIIQKIEKGVKNRRKGKPVRFVYDKEMDPSLLEYLMRRLNLTRKDNLIPGGRIHNFRHFMDFPDCFPRKSQRKKPFMHPLLVNVNRVTDVVLQQDVMLNFPYHSFNPVIDLLREAAIDPDVVSIKVTAYRLASNSKVVNALINAVRNGKQVTVMMELRARFEEEANMEWKEKLEEEGVKVLIGIPNMKVHAKLCIIRKRVNNRTIQYGFVSTGNLNESTAKLYGDHCLLTANRMIMADINRVFLYVEKYKTNPDILKGCKTLLPCPGILRRELLRMINTEIRAARKNKPAAILVKVNSLSDEQLVEKLYDAAKAGVKVELIVRGIFCMLSESKKFKVPVKAISIVDEYLEHARVFIFHNGGKEKVYISSADWMVRNLDHRVEITCPILDEDLQKVLKNILAIQLNDNVKARRLDNELSNAYIRTGSKKVRSQVDIYNYLQSKKGNQPREVAITETHLSENINTAAS
- a CDS encoding Ppx/GppA phosphatase family protein, which encodes MAAIDIGSNAARLLITEVVQEPNGSTRFNKLNLVRVPLRLGFDVFETLTISEKKVDHIVSTLKAYRLLMDVYGVEHFMACATSAMRDASNSNAIIEKVKAETGITISVISGDQEASFIYENHIAENLDKDHSYLYIDVGGGSTELTFFNDNQLIFKESFNIGTIRLLKKQVPDTRWDEMKEFVKNKTKGFKEITCIGSGGNINKVFSLSKKKDGKPLPFELLKDYHKELSSFSVEERMKLYNLREDRADVIVPALSIYVSVMRWSDSKEIYVPKIGLADGLIHILHEKVKGRRAKQ
- the panB gene encoding 3-methyl-2-oxobutanoate hydroxymethyltransferase, yielding MSIHKEVKKVTTNTLQKMKLAGEKISMLTAYDYSFARLFDEAGIDVILVGDSASNVMAGHDTTVPITLDHMIYHAQCVVRGIDRCLVVVDLPFGSYQSNSDIALASAIRIMKETGGHSIKLEGGEEVVESIRRIVSAGIPVMGHLGLTPQSIYKFGTYTVRAKEEAEAEKLKKDALMLQEAGCFAIVLEKIPAQLAKEVSESLHIPTIGIGAGKYCDGQVLVMHDMLGINNDFNPRFLRKYLNLHEQITSAVRHYIDDVRTQDFPNEQEQY
- the amaB gene encoding L-piperidine-6-carboxylate dehydrogenase, producing the protein MEFLKALGIQQHNSGTSTGSQWYETKGETIASYSPVDGQLIGTIQSTDKAHYEKVVETAAKAFAEWRLWPAPRRGEIVRQIGEALRAKKQELGQLVSYEMGKSLQEGLGEVQEMIDICDFAVGLSRQLHGLTMHSERPGHRMYEQWHPLGIVGIISAFNFPVAVWSWNTMLAWVCGDVCIWKPSEKTPLCSVACQNIINEVFASNNVPEGVSCVINGGRETGEWLSTDTRVPLISATGSTRMGKAVGAAVGARLGRTILELGGNNAIIISKDADLDMSLIGCVFGAVGTAGQRCTTTRRLIIHESVYEAFTTKLVNAYKQLRIGNPLDQNNHVGPLIDKDAVRMYLESIEKCKAEGGRFLVEGGVLEGPGYESGCYVKPCIAEAQNHYSIVQHETFAPILYVMKYSTIEEAIALQNGVPQGLSSAIMTLNLREAEAFLSHAGSDCGIANVNIGTSGAEIGGAFGGEKETGGGRESGSDAWKAYMRRQTNTINYTTKLPLAQGIKFDL
- a CDS encoding S8 family peptidase, with translation MKHSMILPGSLLLAILSVGTTFGQGTAVSNKELAKGWHLGDREKDGVYGISLDKAYEFVKGKKSKTIVVAVIDSGIDTLHEDLKNILWRNPKEIPGNGIDDDKNGYVDDINGWNFLGGKDGKNVKQDSYEAARVYHRLKAKFAAPGFDPSILTGEEADQYAMWAKAKDKVEGDAGGGGADLVFMKKALENTIKNDSILRQAMGKEVFTGKDLEAYAPTTSEAQKAKAGLLYLFKANNMLDMSNKEFVDGFSEYVGGEERKQEAAQKAPKDYRGEIVGDNYYDFNDRYYGNNDVMANTPFHGTHVAGIIAAERSNGKGMDGVADNVRIMAIRAVPDGDEHDKDIALAIRYAVDNGAKVVNMSFGKGFSPEKKWVDEAVKYAESKGVLLVHAAGNDAQNVDSVDNFPNASLTTLKARASNWITVGASSDPKAEPGFKSLTASFSNYGRKEVDVFAPGTKIYSTIPGGNTYGNAQGTSMASPVVAGIAAFLLSYYPNLTPQEVKMAIEKSAVAPSEKVKKPGSDDELVDLTELCQSGGFVNAYEAAKVADILSKKKVPVKQQPKSTLQKGKKG
- a CDS encoding DinB family protein; amino-acid sequence: MEHEYNLVYADYYKNYIQLALDGDLKKALKKNSKSFLEFLESIPAQKIDYAYAEGKWTIKQLLQHIIDAERVFAYRALRIARFDETALPGFDENTWAEKADVSARGWQDMVKEFKALRKSNRAMINDFTKEQLSATGTASGNPISCAAICFILVGHVEHHMNIIRERYLS